AAAATCTTTTCCGCCAACCGAGCTTTGCCCGTACTGTGCATCGGACAAACTGGAAAATGTTTTCCTCGGGGATGAAGTGACGGTTCTCGCAGCCACAACCACGCGAGCGCCGGTGCCCCCTTACAATCCTCCGTTTACACTGGCCATGGTCGATATGGAAGATGAAATCAGAACCATAGGCCGAGTGGAAAAGGATGAAAAGGAGAAGATTAAGAAAGGCGACAAGTTGACCGTTAAATTTGGGAAACTTTACGAAGAGACCGAGTTCAACAAAAAGACAAAAATGAACGAGACGATCGATGTCATCGGCTATTACTTTGTGCCGAAAGAGTAACGAGGATAAACGACCATGAGAGACGTATATGTTCTTGGGATAGGGCAGACAAAATTTGGAGTGTTCCCCGAGTATACCGGGGTTGATTTAGGGGTGATGGCCTCGGTCGCCGCGGTGAAGGACGCCGGTATCAGTGCCAAGGAGATACAGGTGGCCTATGCCGGATATTGCCGGGGAACTTCAACGCAGGGGCAAATGGCCTTTACCCGCCTGGCGATCGGATCCATCCCCATTGCCAACCTGAACAACGCCTGTGCCAGCGGAAACACGGCCGTTGATATGCTCTACAGAGACATCGCCGGAGGGTTCTGCGAGGTGGGTTTGGCGGCCGGCTTCGAGTCTCTGACCCAGGCCGCCAAAGAGGGAGGGAAAGGCCTCCTGGCCATCAAGGAAGATTTTGGGGGGATGATGGGTTTAACTATGCCGGGTTTCTTCAGCTTTGTCTATCAACGGCTGATCGATGAACGGGGCGCCACCATGGAGGACCTGTGTTATCCGGCCATTAAAAACCATTACAATGCGCAGTTCAACCCACTGGCCCAGTATAACAAACCCCTCACCTTTGAGGAGATCATGGCTTCACGGGTCGTCGTAGATCCCATCACCGTCCTGCAGTGCTGTCCTCAGAGCGACGGCGGGGCGGCCGTGATTTTCTGCTCGGAAGACTATTTCAACCAGCATAATGTGCATAACCACCCCAAAATCAGGGTGGCCGCTTCCGTCATCCACAGCAGCGGCTGGCTGTCCACCCAAAAGGACCCCCTGTTCAGCCAGGTCAACCGGGAAGCGGCGGATAAGGCCTACCACATGGCCGGCATCGGGCCGCAGGATCTGGATTTCGCCGAAATCCACGATGCCTTTTCCGGTGAGGAGGTGGCCGCTTATGAACCGATGCGATTTTGTCCGGAAGGGGAATGCATTAAGTACGTTCGTGACCACTATTTTGACTTGAAGGGGAAATTCCCGGTCAATCCCAGCGGCGGATTGCTTTCCTTAGGGCATCCGCTGGGAGCCAGCGGCGCCAGGGTCAATTGTGAAGTGGTCCGGCAATTGCGCAATCAGGCCGGGGGCTATCAGGTGCCGGGCGCCAAACGTGGTTTGGCCCAGATGCTGGGCAGCGTGCTTTTCGGCGGGAATGAATCGGCGGTCGTCTGTGGCATTCAGATTCTGGAGAAAGTGGGTTAGTACTACAGCGTATTTTTTACTAATGCGTCCCCTTAACCGTCATTCCGGCAGGCTTTAAGCTTGTCCCCGACGGTCTTAATCGGGGACCGGAATCCAGGGACTTTGGTTTTCTCATTTTCTTCAAAAACCTGGATTCCCGATAAAGACATTCGGGAATGACGGGAAAAATTGGTGTACAAAGGTGGACTTTCCGGTGCCGCGGGGCCCGAACAGAAAAGAGCTTCTTTTAGGTGGATTGAAAAATCGGTCAATTAATTCCATATTAGAAAGGGAGTGGT
This window of the Deltaproteobacteria bacterium genome carries:
- a CDS encoding OB-fold domain-containing protein: MMASDKLNWQEPLIEQKMTYINGEGKMNKQRYFKNGIIGDRDGTLALMGRQCGDCGKKSFPPTELCPYCASDKLENVFLGDEVTVLAATTTRAPVPPYNPPFTLAMVDMEDEIRTIGRVEKDEKEKIKKGDKLTVKFGKLYEETEFNKKTKMNETIDVIGYYFVPKE
- a CDS encoding thiolase family protein — protein: MRDVYVLGIGQTKFGVFPEYTGVDLGVMASVAAVKDAGISAKEIQVAYAGYCRGTSTQGQMAFTRLAIGSIPIANLNNACASGNTAVDMLYRDIAGGFCEVGLAAGFESLTQAAKEGGKGLLAIKEDFGGMMGLTMPGFFSFVYQRLIDERGATMEDLCYPAIKNHYNAQFNPLAQYNKPLTFEEIMASRVVVDPITVLQCCPQSDGGAAVIFCSEDYFNQHNVHNHPKIRVAASVIHSSGWLSTQKDPLFSQVNREAADKAYHMAGIGPQDLDFAEIHDAFSGEEVAAYEPMRFCPEGECIKYVRDHYFDLKGKFPVNPSGGLLSLGHPLGASGARVNCEVVRQLRNQAGGYQVPGAKRGLAQMLGSVLFGGNESAVVCGIQILEKVG